A window from Listeria seeligeri serovar 1/2b str. SLCC3954 encodes these proteins:
- the groL gene encoding chaperonin GroEL (60 kDa chaperone family; promotes refolding of misfolded polypeptides especially under stressful conditions; forms two stacked rings of heptamers to form a barrel-shaped 14mer; ends can be capped by GroES; misfolded proteins enter the barrel where they are refolded when GroES binds) — MAKDIKFSEDARRAMLRGVDQLANAVKVTLGPKGRNVVLEKKFGSPLITNDGVTIAKEIELEDPFENMGAKLVSEVASKTNDVAGDGTTTATVLAQAMIQEGLKNVTAGANPVGVRRGIEKAVATAIQELKAISKPIEGKESIAQVAAISSGDEEVGKLIAEAMERVGNDGVITIEESKGFATELDVVEGMQFDRGYTSPYMVTDSDKMEAVLEKPYILITDKKINNIQEILPVLEQVVQQGRPMLIIAEDVEGEAQATLVLNKLRGTFNVVAVKAPGFGDRRKAMLEDVAILTGGQVITEDLGLELKTASIEQLGTANKVVVTKDDTTIVEGAGDSTQISARVNQIRAQMEETTSEFDKEKLQERLAKLAGGVAVVKVGAATETELKERKLRIEDALNSTRAAVEEGIVAGGGTALVNIYNKVAELEAEGDVETGINIVLRSLEEPVRQIAHNAGLEGSVIVERLKHEAVGVGFNAANGEWVNMIEAGIVDPTKVTRSALQNASSVAALLLTTEAVVADKPDGNGSAAVPDMGMGGMGGMM, encoded by the coding sequence ATGGCAAAAGATATTAAATTTAGTGAAGATGCTCGCCGCGCCATGTTACGCGGAGTTGATCAATTAGCAAACGCTGTAAAAGTAACGCTTGGCCCAAAAGGTCGTAATGTTGTTTTAGAGAAGAAATTCGGTTCCCCGTTAATTACCAATGATGGTGTAACTATTGCGAAAGAAATCGAATTAGAAGACCCATTTGAAAACATGGGAGCAAAACTTGTATCAGAAGTTGCTTCTAAAACCAATGATGTTGCGGGAGACGGAACTACAACAGCTACCGTTTTAGCGCAAGCAATGATTCAAGAAGGCCTGAAAAACGTTACAGCTGGAGCAAATCCAGTAGGTGTTCGTCGCGGTATCGAAAAAGCCGTAGCAACAGCTATTCAAGAATTAAAAGCTATTTCTAAACCAATCGAAGGCAAAGAATCCATCGCGCAAGTTGCAGCAATTTCTTCTGGTGATGAAGAAGTTGGTAAATTAATCGCTGAAGCAATGGAACGAGTTGGTAACGATGGAGTTATCACTATTGAAGAATCCAAAGGCTTTGCAACAGAATTAGATGTAGTAGAAGGTATGCAATTTGACCGTGGCTACACTAGCCCTTACATGGTAACTGATTCTGACAAAATGGAAGCAGTTCTTGAAAAACCATACATTTTAATTACAGATAAAAAAATCAACAATATCCAAGAAATCTTGCCAGTTTTAGAACAAGTAGTACAACAAGGTCGCCCAATGTTAATTATTGCTGAAGACGTAGAAGGCGAAGCACAAGCCACTCTAGTATTAAACAAACTTCGCGGCACATTTAACGTTGTAGCAGTAAAAGCACCTGGTTTCGGCGATCGTCGTAAAGCAATGCTGGAAGATGTAGCTATTTTAACTGGTGGACAAGTAATCACGGAAGATTTAGGTCTAGAACTTAAAACAGCTTCCATTGAGCAACTTGGAACTGCTAACAAAGTAGTCGTAACAAAAGACGATACAACTATTGTAGAGGGAGCAGGCGATTCCACTCAAATTAGCGCTCGCGTAAACCAAATCCGTGCGCAAATGGAAGAAACTACTTCTGAATTCGATAAAGAAAAATTACAAGAACGTTTAGCAAAACTTGCAGGTGGAGTAGCGGTTGTTAAAGTCGGTGCTGCAACTGAAACAGAACTAAAAGAACGTAAACTACGCATTGAAGACGCACTTAACTCAACTCGTGCAGCAGTTGAAGAAGGTATCGTAGCCGGTGGTGGTACAGCGCTTGTAAATATTTACAATAAAGTAGCTGAACTAGAAGCTGAAGGTGACGTAGAAACAGGAATTAACATCGTTCTTCGTTCCCTAGAAGAACCAGTTCGCCAAATCGCGCATAACGCTGGCCTTGAAGGTTCCGTTATCGTAGAACGCTTGAAACACGAAGCAGTTGGTGTTGGTTTCAACGCAGCTAACGGCGAATGGGTGAATATGATTGAAGCAGGAATTGTAGATCCAACGAAAGTAACTCGTTCCGCACTACAAAACGCTTCATCCGTAGCCGCTCTTCTATTAACTACCGAAGCAGTAGTAGCAGACAAACCAGACGGAAACGGTTCAGCAGCAGTTCCTGACATGGGAATGGGCGGCATGGGCGGTATGATGTAA
- the mscL gene encoding large conductance mechanosensitive channel protein MscL: MKKMLVEFRDFALKGNVLDLAVAVVIGAAFGKIVTSLVDNIIMPFVGVLLGGLDFSDLSVKVGESVIQYGAFIQSIVDFIIIAFAIFLFVKILTSFIKKKEQPVEETPVPPTEEYLKEIRDLLKQQQH, encoded by the coding sequence ATGAAAAAAATGTTAGTAGAATTTAGAGATTTCGCATTAAAAGGGAACGTACTTGACCTAGCTGTTGCTGTAGTAATCGGGGCTGCATTTGGTAAAATTGTTACATCGTTAGTAGATAATATCATCATGCCTTTTGTCGGTGTTTTACTTGGAGGGCTTGATTTCAGCGACTTAAGTGTTAAAGTTGGCGAATCAGTTATCCAGTATGGTGCTTTCATTCAATCCATAGTTGACTTTATCATCATCGCTTTTGCCATTTTCCTTTTCGTCAAAATACTTACTAGTTTTATTAAGAAAAAAGAACAGCCTGTGGAAGAAACACCAGTACCTCCAACCGAGGAATACTTAAAAGAAATTCGTGATTTATTAAAACAACAACAGCATTAA
- a CDS encoding copper resistance CopC/CopD family protein, with product MKFFKKGIFLFLFIYLLVLPTELVSAHAYLENSNPADQSHIQTAPKKVTLVFNEEIEADFPLIEVRNSKGEQLKTGKTSVSKKNNHIVETTLPDDLKPDVYAVSWRVVSADGHAVSGVLSFKLGDTKATFQETAVPVSGADLPISSIQKALLYIGFSLFIGMLVFGFGLYPRSERMPEIVVQRLKKLTVAALILLGVAIILQVFVQTSITTGVPIVESLQPTNLFAFLTETKTGYIWLSEFVVWIILAIFTMIMFAKDKQWGWFALLTESILIAYLIFTKAQNGHAAASADKIISITADILHMVAASVWVGGILVLLFALRRTPEAKRIWGRFAVIAMIAVASILASGLLMAVMNIGQMANLFTTNYGKLLLFKIGLFLFMALLGLAHYVYLKLKKEKLPFKTILVELIIGTAILIVASALTNVQTPPPAAPKTYDETITAESQKAKINLRIAPATVGQNQFIVTFLSANGAIKTDLQQVTITTKSAKTDEKATFQAELVNEKQYFAEGLYINQTGKWEVTVHGLTKDFTDINQTFTINIKQ from the coding sequence ATGAAATTTTTTAAAAAAGGTATTTTTCTTTTCTTGTTTATATATTTACTTGTTTTGCCTACGGAGCTTGTATCAGCGCATGCTTATTTGGAAAACTCAAATCCAGCTGATCAATCACACATTCAAACAGCGCCAAAAAAAGTCACACTTGTTTTTAACGAAGAAATTGAAGCGGATTTCCCTCTAATAGAAGTGAGAAATTCTAAGGGCGAACAATTAAAAACTGGTAAGACTTCTGTTTCCAAAAAGAATAACCATATCGTCGAAACTACCTTGCCAGATGATTTGAAACCTGATGTTTATGCCGTTTCATGGCGTGTTGTTTCGGCAGATGGGCATGCGGTTTCTGGTGTGCTTTCTTTTAAACTTGGAGATACAAAAGCAACTTTTCAAGAAACAGCAGTTCCTGTAAGCGGGGCGGATTTGCCAATTAGTTCCATCCAAAAAGCATTATTATACATAGGTTTCTCTTTATTTATCGGTATGCTTGTTTTTGGTTTCGGGTTGTATCCTCGAAGCGAACGAATGCCGGAAATTGTCGTTCAACGGTTGAAGAAATTAACGGTGGCTGCGCTTATTTTACTTGGTGTAGCGATTATACTTCAAGTTTTTGTGCAAACAAGTATTACAACCGGAGTCCCCATCGTAGAAAGTTTACAGCCTACGAACCTATTCGCATTTTTAACAGAGACAAAAACTGGTTATATTTGGCTGAGTGAGTTTGTTGTATGGATTATCCTCGCGATTTTCACCATGATAATGTTTGCAAAAGATAAGCAGTGGGGCTGGTTCGCACTGTTAACAGAAAGTATCTTAATAGCTTACCTCATTTTCACAAAAGCTCAAAATGGACATGCCGCGGCTAGTGCCGATAAAATAATAAGTATCACCGCAGATATTCTGCATATGGTTGCAGCCAGCGTTTGGGTTGGCGGCATTCTTGTTCTGTTATTTGCACTTCGTCGAACACCAGAAGCCAAACGAATTTGGGGTAGGTTTGCAGTGATTGCGATGATTGCTGTGGCGTCGATATTAGCTAGTGGATTACTCATGGCAGTTATGAATATCGGTCAAATGGCAAATTTATTTACTACTAATTATGGCAAATTACTTCTTTTCAAAATCGGCTTGTTTTTATTTATGGCCTTGCTTGGCTTAGCGCACTACGTTTACTTAAAACTCAAAAAAGAAAAACTCCCTTTTAAAACAATTCTAGTGGAACTTATTATCGGAACGGCTATCTTAATCGTGGCAAGTGCTTTAACAAATGTTCAAACACCTCCACCAGCTGCACCAAAAACCTATGATGAAACAATCACTGCTGAAAGCCAAAAAGCAAAAATCAACCTAAGAATTGCACCAGCGACAGTAGGACAAAACCAGTTTATCGTTACTTTTCTTTCTGCAAATGGCGCAATAAAAACCGATTTACAACAAGTAACGATAACTACTAAATCAGCAAAAACGGATGAAAAAGCAACTTTTCAAGCAGAATTAGTAAATGAAAAACAATATTTTGCAGAAGGACTTTATATTAATCAAACCGGAAAATGGGAAGTGACAGTCCATGGTTTAACAAAAGACTTCACTGATATTAACCAAACGTTCACCATCAATATTAAACAGTAA
- a CDS encoding enhanced serine sensitivity protein SseB C-terminal domain-containing protein: MEEHETIKNPKLLKTVYNLKKNYSIEKEEEFYKELRISKYLLPIIIKSNNKIAIVKINDASGKEYLPSFTDWENFQLVNDGMNKTQPMVFTFYDYIKLLDSDLGLNGLVINPYSHNLVLSRENIQFSKEFPANIEKGNKVSVGIPEKYPHLLVNKCKRFFSKECSVECAFLLQMVKNNQISLLLVIGTKNTEEIFPRLDKYIGEDLANGEILDIVALDSEFGRNVTAGYTPFYKK, translated from the coding sequence ATGGAAGAACATGAGACAATAAAAAACCCTAAGTTGTTAAAGACAGTATATAATTTAAAGAAAAATTATTCGATTGAAAAGGAAGAGGAATTTTACAAGGAATTAAGAATTAGTAAATATTTATTGCCAATTATTATTAAAAGTAACAATAAAATTGCAATAGTTAAGATAAATGATGCTTCTGGAAAAGAATATTTGCCATCATTCACTGATTGGGAAAATTTCCAATTAGTGAATGATGGTATGAATAAAACTCAACCAATGGTATTTACTTTTTATGATTATATAAAATTATTAGACTCCGACTTAGGTTTAAATGGTTTGGTGATTAATCCATATAGTCATAATTTAGTATTGTCTAGAGAAAACATACAATTTTCAAAAGAATTTCCAGCAAACATAGAGAAAGGGAATAAGGTTTCAGTAGGTATTCCAGAGAAATACCCCCACTTATTAGTAAACAAGTGTAAGAGATTTTTTAGTAAAGAATGTTCTGTAGAATGTGCGTTTTTATTGCAAATGGTAAAGAATAATCAAATAAGTCTACTACTAGTAATTGGTACAAAAAATACTGAGGAAATTTTTCCAAGATTAGATAAATATATAGGCGAGGATCTGGCAAATGGTGAGATTTTGGATATTGTAGCATTAGATTCAGAATTTGGTAGAAATGTTACAGCAGGCTATACTCCATTTTATAAAAAATAA
- a CDS encoding T7SS effector LXG polymorphic toxin yields the protein MSRIDIGEVQNFLAQLKYTNLQSEKAIQAIQTVVTNYAEDDSLKGKAIDASKKYYQTTYFSLCNALKEAMNESEERLTQYIQDFEAQVDSSPSAKIDAEGLYELGKIIDGIESKKEALAQQMNSGSEGTMQNYRSELATAYKKEAILEKYLSFEQGHGNFFDTLNELVQSIKQTVKELSTNVQFNSQTGTYDMSKLDIQSLERMRQALKKAKDNEETINFDDYQKTYQGHTWILMKDGKVDAEATDAYNEAILNGTLPHEANQAELSAEMLEKIIHSIRNGRAPLTGQEISKAQSLSLISGLLFYYTSRKYKGKKISLSRNELAKIKNSSNKYNTKIDSKVIEVEKAELPNWIKESYTDGNYRTVETTEEVKVYRTYGGKAKKEGGFATTSVAKTRIDAKIETALLPEWGNSRKQEIEITIPEGTILNIGKVAPQTIKSTGTILSGGADQILLPQGWSTDWITNLRVVPSK from the coding sequence ATGAGCCGCATCGACATCGGGGAAGTACAAAATTTCTTAGCCCAACTGAAATATACCAACCTACAAAGTGAAAAAGCTATCCAAGCCATCCAAACAGTCGTGACAAATTACGCAGAAGATGATAGTTTAAAAGGGAAGGCTATTGATGCTTCCAAAAAATACTATCAAACCACCTACTTTTCTCTCTGCAACGCACTAAAAGAAGCCATGAACGAAAGCGAAGAACGCCTCACCCAGTACATCCAAGACTTTGAAGCACAAGTGGACAGCTCTCCAAGTGCTAAAATAGACGCAGAAGGGCTCTACGAACTAGGGAAAATTATTGATGGAATCGAAAGTAAAAAAGAAGCGCTAGCCCAGCAAATGAATAGTGGCTCAGAAGGCACGATGCAAAATTACCGTTCGGAACTCGCAACAGCATACAAAAAAGAAGCTATCCTAGAAAAATACCTGTCCTTTGAACAAGGTCACGGCAACTTTTTCGACACCTTAAATGAACTTGTCCAAAGCATCAAGCAAACCGTCAAAGAATTAAGCACAAACGTCCAGTTCAATAGCCAAACAGGTACCTATGACATGAGCAAATTAGACATCCAATCGCTAGAACGAATGCGCCAAGCACTAAAAAAAGCAAAAGACAATGAAGAGACTATTAACTTTGATGATTATCAAAAAACCTATCAAGGCCACACCTGGATCTTAATGAAAGACGGCAAAGTAGATGCAGAAGCCACCGATGCTTACAACGAAGCTATCTTAAATGGAACACTGCCCCATGAAGCAAACCAGGCAGAATTAAGTGCTGAAATGTTAGAAAAAATTATTCATTCTATTCGAAATGGAAGGGCTCCACTTACGGGACAAGAAATAAGTAAAGCGCAAAGTTTATCCTTGATAAGTGGATTACTGTTTTATTATACAAGTAGAAAATATAAAGGAAAAAAAATATCTCTATCCAGGAATGAATTGGCAAAAATTAAAAACTCTAGTAATAAATACAACACAAAAATAGATTCTAAAGTGATAGAAGTGGAGAAAGCAGAACTACCGAACTGGATAAAAGAAAGTTATACAGATGGAAATTATCGAACTGTTGAAACCACAGAAGAAGTTAAAGTTTATAGAACTTATGGAGGAAAAGCAAAAAAAGAGGGTGGATTTGCAACAACTTCAGTAGCAAAAACAAGAATAGATGCAAAAATAGAAACAGCTTTATTACCAGAGTGGGGTAATAGCAGAAAGCAGGAAATTGAAATCACAATACCTGAAGGGACAATACTTAATATTGGAAAAGTTGCGCCACAAACGATTAAATCTACAGGAACTATATTATCAGGAGGTGCAGATCAAATATTATTACCTCAGGGATGGTCTACTGATTGGATAACTAATTTAAGAGTCGTACCAAGCAAATAG
- the bsh gene encoding choloylglycine hydrolase: protein MCTSITYTTRDHYFGRNFDYELSYKEVVVVTPKNYPFHFRKVEDMPQHYALIGIAAVMENYPLYYDATNEKGLSIAGLNFSGNADYKELAEDKDNVTPFEFIPWILGQCATVKEARVLLEKINLVNINFSDNLPLSPLHWLMADQTESIVIESLKDGLHIYDNPVGVLTNNPPFNYQLFNLNNYRVLSSKTPENNFSKDLDLDAYSRGMGGIGLPGDLSSMSRFVKATFTKLNSVSGNSESESIGQFFHILGSVEQQKGLCDVGGEKYEHTIYSSCCNMDKGIYYYKTYENSQITGVDMHQEDLESKELVVYPLINNQQVNLVNK, encoded by the coding sequence ATGTGTACGTCAATAACTTATACAACTAGAGATCACTATTTTGGAAGGAATTTCGATTATGAACTTTCTTATAAAGAGGTTGTCGTTGTCACGCCGAAAAATTACCCGTTCCATTTTCGTAAGGTAGAGGATATGCCTCAACATTATGCGCTAATTGGTATTGCAGCGGTCATGGAAAACTATCCTTTGTATTACGATGCTACAAATGAAAAAGGCCTTAGCATTGCAGGGCTTAACTTCTCCGGAAATGCAGATTATAAAGAACTTGCGGAAGATAAAGATAATGTGACACCATTTGAATTTATCCCGTGGATTCTTGGGCAATGCGCTACCGTAAAAGAAGCAAGAGTATTACTTGAAAAAATCAACCTTGTAAACATTAATTTTAGTGATAACCTGCCACTTTCTCCACTACATTGGTTGATGGCAGATCAAACAGAATCAATCGTAATTGAATCTCTGAAAGATGGTCTTCACATATATGATAATCCAGTTGGTGTTTTAACGAATAATCCACCATTTAATTATCAGCTGTTTAATTTAAATAATTATCGCGTGTTGTCCAGTAAAACTCCAGAAAATAATTTTTCAAAAGACCTTGATTTGGATGCTTATAGCCGTGGCATGGGCGGAATCGGTCTACCAGGCGATTTATCATCTATGTCGCGTTTTGTTAAAGCTACCTTCACTAAATTAAATTCGGTCTCCGGAAATTCTGAATCAGAAAGTATCGGTCAATTTTTCCATATTTTAGGATCTGTGGAACAACAAAAAGGTCTTTGTGATGTTGGTGGAGAAAAATACGAGCATACGATTTATTCATCTTGCTGCAATATGGATAAAGGAATTTATTACTATAAAACTTATGAAAATAGCCAAATTACTGGTGTGGATATGCACCAAGAAGACTTGGAAAGCAAGGAACTAGTTGTTTATCCACTTATCAATAACCAACAAGTGAACTTGGTCAATAAATAA
- the groES gene encoding co-chaperone GroES: MLKPLGDRVVIEVLEAEEKTASGIVLPDSAKEKPQSGKIIAVGSGRILENGTKEPLEVVEGDTVIFAKYSGTEVTYEGTDYLILRESDILAITK, encoded by the coding sequence TTGTTAAAACCATTAGGAGATCGTGTTGTAATTGAGGTACTGGAAGCAGAGGAAAAAACAGCAAGTGGTATTGTATTACCAGACTCTGCCAAAGAAAAGCCACAATCAGGTAAAATTATTGCAGTTGGTTCAGGTCGTATCCTAGAAAACGGAACAAAAGAACCACTTGAAGTAGTCGAAGGTGACACAGTTATTTTTGCAAAATACTCTGGAACTGAAGTGACATATGAAGGCACGGACTATTTGATTTTACGTGAAAGTGACATTTTAGCAATTACCAAATAA
- a CDS encoding DUF3130 domain-containing protein, whose product MTKINVNEETLKDYATKLKDKGEAVEYLPMQGGNMSYSRANSINHFRTAMFDLVEVVDEFQSVVGTDAKRLKQLGASFTKKDNELKQKMGLKGK is encoded by the coding sequence ATGACTAAAATCAATGTAAACGAAGAGACTTTAAAAGACTATGCCACTAAACTAAAAGACAAAGGCGAGGCCGTGGAATATTTACCGATGCAAGGTGGAAACATGTCATACTCCCGAGCCAATTCCATCAACCACTTCCGGACAGCGATGTTTGACCTTGTAGAAGTTGTGGACGAATTTCAAAGCGTCGTCGGTACCGATGCCAAACGCCTTAAACAACTGGGCGCCTCCTTCACCAAAAAAGACAACGAGCTAAAACAAAAAATGGGTTTAAAGGGGAAATAA
- a CDS encoding YcnI family protein: MKKIISLFIILLAVLCVPFQVSAHVSVLPSESTVEAWETYTVKVPSEKNVASKKIVLKIPKNTSFESYEPVAGWKTTIDKENNTVTWQTEGDGIEQGQFQRFSFIAKNPSETGDIVWNAYQYYEDGSIVEWVGAEDSETPHATTKIIKESTKTSAGSHGEVIAGAENTSNDSNSANDNKILLWTALAISVLALITGIFAILNRKK; encoded by the coding sequence ATGAAAAAAATTATTAGTTTGTTTATTATTTTGTTAGCTGTTTTATGCGTACCATTTCAAGTAAGCGCGCACGTCTCAGTATTACCTAGCGAATCCACGGTAGAAGCATGGGAAACCTACACGGTGAAAGTACCTTCTGAGAAAAATGTCGCTTCTAAAAAAATCGTTTTAAAAATACCAAAAAACACTTCTTTTGAATCATACGAACCTGTTGCAGGATGGAAAACAACAATTGATAAAGAAAATAATACGGTTACGTGGCAGACTGAAGGAGACGGTATCGAACAAGGCCAGTTCCAGCGTTTTAGTTTTATCGCTAAAAACCCAAGTGAAACTGGTGATATCGTATGGAACGCCTACCAATACTATGAAGACGGCTCCATTGTCGAATGGGTTGGCGCAGAAGATTCTGAAACGCCGCATGCAACCACGAAAATAATTAAAGAGTCGACAAAAACATCAGCTGGATCTCACGGAGAAGTAATCGCTGGCGCTGAAAATACCTCTAATGATAGCAACTCGGCAAATGATAATAAAATTTTACTATGGACAGCACTTGCTATCAGTGTTCTCGCATTAATTACAGGTATTTTCGCCATTTTAAACCGAAAAAAATAA
- a CDS encoding coiled-coil domain-containing protein, which translates to MFISRLWGENITELAEFKIGLNVILSDGHSKGKSTLVALIDHMLFGNTLKNNNLANELEGNVYIEFSYFKQKYFIFKRNMNENSTSYLTFDKKLKKELIESSEFINKGIKDIRKFAQEYFLLLDDSRGVYRYNLRFDKDYTYSSILFPSPKGPTNSNDSLLLKLLGYEQILDDYKLKKKKEIEKTSISQTINMLKEKNENLVMYNPEEVNGSVKILEEIRSLNSQKYILKSRLKSLKNMAKPLKKSDISNLNDFYKEIMNSFGVAILEDFNHLIKFNEELSDEIQRKMDNIENEFKNEIKKIESRNKSLNKDLKTANNKLSEFKDEMEVELKGIIGRIRSIEDTLDKSEIEKQINQLNEYFENLIFEFSINFNRNDNVEFGLVFKKDNNIVHEIEGETNAKLFSMIFSYSLIKKCSKLPNFLVFDSVESSLNETIESKTKLKDYINMCKKDKDVQLITTFQNDSWKEMNIENANIIALLSPSNYLLNKDF; encoded by the coding sequence ATGTTTATTAGTAGACTATGGGGAGAAAACATTACAGAATTAGCAGAATTTAAAATAGGATTGAATGTAATTCTATCTGACGGTCATTCTAAAGGGAAATCTACCTTAGTTGCTTTAATTGACCATATGTTATTTGGTAATACATTAAAAAACAATAATTTAGCAAATGAATTGGAGGGGAATGTTTATATTGAATTTAGTTATTTTAAACAGAAATATTTTATCTTTAAAAGAAATATGAACGAAAATAGTACTAGCTACTTAACTTTTGATAAAAAGTTAAAAAAAGAACTAATAGAATCTTCGGAATTTATCAATAAGGGAATAAAAGATATTAGGAAATTTGCCCAAGAATATTTTTTGCTTTTAGATGATTCGAGAGGTGTATACCGATATAATTTGCGATTTGATAAAGACTATACTTATAGCTCAATATTGTTCCCCAGTCCTAAAGGCCCGACCAATTCTAATGACTCATTATTATTAAAATTGCTAGGTTATGAGCAAATATTAGATGATTATAAATTGAAAAAAAAGAAAGAGATAGAAAAAACAAGTATATCACAAACAATAAATATGTTAAAAGAAAAAAATGAAAACTTAGTAATGTATAATCCAGAGGAGGTGAATGGAAGCGTAAAAATTTTAGAGGAAATAAGAAGTTTGAACTCTCAAAAATATATTTTGAAAAGTAGACTTAAGAGTTTAAAAAATATGGCTAAACCATTAAAAAAATCTGATATCTCGAATTTAAATGATTTTTATAAAGAAATAATGAATAGTTTTGGAGTTGCTATTTTAGAGGACTTTAATCACTTGATAAAGTTTAATGAGGAATTAAGTGATGAAATTCAACGTAAAATGGATAACATTGAAAACGAGTTTAAAAACGAAATAAAAAAAATTGAATCAAGAAATAAATCTTTAAACAAAGATTTAAAAACAGCAAACAATAAACTAAGTGAATTTAAAGATGAGATGGAGGTGGAATTAAAAGGAATTATAGGGAGAATTAGGAGTATCGAAGATACTTTAGATAAAAGTGAAATAGAAAAACAAATAAATCAACTAAATGAATATTTCGAAAATCTTATTTTTGAATTTTCTATTAATTTTAATCGGAATGATAATGTTGAATTTGGGTTGGTTTTTAAAAAAGATAATAATATAGTTCATGAAATTGAAGGAGAAACTAATGCTAAGCTATTCTCAATGATTTTTAGCTATTCTTTAATAAAAAAATGCTCTAAGTTACCTAATTTCCTAGTTTTTGATAGTGTTGAGTCTAGTCTAAATGAAACAATTGAAAGTAAAACAAAATTAAAAGATTATATAAACATGTGCAAAAAGGATAAGGATGTACAATTAATTACAACCTTCCAAAATGATAGCTGGAAAGAAATGAACATAGAAAATGCAAATATTATTGCATTACTATCCCCATCAAATTATTTGCTAAATAAAGATTTTTAA
- a CDS encoding MOSC domain-containing protein translates to MERKIVHLAVGKPKELTFGNNKQMMTGIEKEPVDASYLTMHGFENDGPHNLKYHGGLDRTVCIYPAEHYQKWEEMFGEKLQVSAFGENLIVTGMLEEQVQIGDKFQIGEAVIQVTEARNPCSTIEKFNAIPNLYKAIRETGLTGYLCRTITPGEIKQHDKIKQIHQESHGVTVAFCHDKVLHKNGTKEDFLQILSVEALADRYRDQVEKLLKK, encoded by the coding sequence ATGGAACGGAAAATAGTACATTTAGCAGTCGGGAAACCGAAAGAATTAACTTTTGGAAATAACAAGCAGATGATGACGGGCATCGAAAAAGAACCTGTTGACGCGTCCTATTTAACAATGCATGGTTTTGAAAACGACGGCCCGCATAATTTGAAATACCACGGCGGGTTAGATCGAACTGTATGTATTTATCCAGCAGAACACTATCAAAAGTGGGAAGAAATGTTTGGCGAAAAGCTCCAAGTGAGTGCCTTTGGTGAAAACTTGATTGTGACAGGCATGCTGGAAGAACAAGTCCAAATTGGTGATAAGTTCCAAATCGGTGAAGCAGTTATTCAAGTAACGGAAGCAAGAAACCCATGTAGCACCATCGAAAAATTTAACGCTATTCCAAATCTTTATAAAGCAATTCGGGAAACGGGTCTTACAGGATATTTATGCCGAACAATTACACCTGGGGAAATAAAACAACATGATAAAATAAAACAAATCCATCAAGAAAGCCACGGGGTTACAGTAGCTTTTTGCCACGATAAAGTACTACATAAAAACGGAACAAAAGAAGATTTTTTGCAAATTCTTTCTGTGGAAGCACTAGCTGATCGTTACCGTGACCAAGTAGAAAAATTACTAAAAAAGTGA